The following are encoded in a window of Castanea sativa cultivar Marrone di Chiusa Pesio chromosome 5, ASM4071231v1 genomic DNA:
- the LOC142633974 gene encoding coniferyl alcohol acyltransferase-like — protein sequence MNTKEVEVTLIKKEVVAVQLPKNEDHWLSLSNLDLCILHPLDFSIFLCYKKPTYKDNGNSMAMVEVLKKALKEVLVPYYFLAGEKVPDSMGEHKLHCNNRGVDFTEAFANIELQKLNLNEPDQTIGCKLVPKKKNGVLAVQATGFKCGGLVVACTFDHQILDAYSAGMFLVSWAEIAQSKPFSSLPTFNREILNARHPVSFDPSLHNLYVPITMFNPSNDPEPSANHFENRICLVKADIINQLQSQASTKESKRTKLESFSALLWKISAESAKNKRVSKLGIVIDGRTMLSFGDKGKTSLMSSYFGNVLSIPYDTKKIDELIEKPLSWVANEVHGFLEGAKTKEHFLDLIDWVEAHRPVQSLAKVYSSGNREGPALVVSSGQHFPISKVDFGWGKSAFGSFYFPWGGNVGFVMPIPSPSGNGDWVVYMHMLKRELELIECEAAHVFKPCTSDCLN from the exons ATGAATACTAAAGAGGTGGAGGTGACTCTGATCAAGAAAGAGGTGGTGGCAGTGCAGTTGCCGAAGAATGAGGACCATTGGCTATCACTCTCTAACCTAGACTTGTGTATTTTACATCCTTTGGATTTTAGTATCTTCTTATGTTACAAGAAGCCCACTTATAAAGACAATGGGAACTCTATGGCCATGGTTGAGGTTCTCAAAAAGGCCTTGAAAGAAGTTCTAGTGCCCTACTATTTCCTTGCTGGTGAGAAAGTGCCAGACTCCATGGGTGAGCATAAGCTTCACTGCAACAATCGTGGGGTTGACTTCACGGAAGCTTTTGCAAATATAGAGCTTCAAAAACTCAATTTGAATGAACCTGATCAGACCATTGGCTGCAAACTTGTACCCAAGAAGAAGAATGGCGTGCTGGCTGTCCAG GCAACTGGGTTCAAATGTGGCGGTCTTGTGGTGGCATGCACATTTGACCATCAGATATTAGATGCATACTCGGCAGGCATGTTTCTTGTTTCATGGGCTGAGATTGCTCAATCTAAACCCTTCTCTTCACTACCAACTTTCAACCGCGAGATACTCAATGCTCGACATCCCGTTTCCTTTGATCCTTCCCTTCACAACTTGTATGTCCCCATCACCATGTTCAACCCTTCCAATGATCCAGAACCGAGTGCCAACCATTTCGAAAACCGCATATGCTTAGTTAAGGCAGACATAATTAACCAACTCCAATCACAAGCCAGCACCAAGGAAAGCAAAAGGACTAAACTAGAGTCTTTCAGTGCACTTTTGTGGAAAATTAGTGCCGAAAGTGCTAAAAACAAAAGGGTATCAAAATTGGGCATTGTTATTGATGGCAGGACGATGCTTAGCTTTGGGGACAAAGGGAAAACATCACTAATGTCTTCTTACTTTGGAAACGTGTTGTCTATTCCCTATGATACTAAGAAAATTGATGAGCTTATTGAAAAACCATTGAGTTGGGTGGCTAATGAAGTTCATGGATTTTTGGAAGGTGCAAAGACTAAAGAACATTTCTTGGATTTGATAGATTGGGTGGAGGCTCATCGTCCAGTGCAAAGTTTGGCGAAGGTATATAGTAGTGGCAACAGAGAAGGACCAGCTTTGGTGGTTTCATCAGGACAACATTTTCCAATATCAAAGGTGGATTTTGGGTGGGGAAAGAGTGCATTTGGGTCATTCTATTTTCCATGGGGTGGGAATGTTGGGTTTGTGATGCCAATACCAAGTCCATCTGGTAATGGTGATTGGGTGGTGTACATGCACATGTTGAAAAGGGAACTGGAGTTGATAGAGTGTGAGGCTGCACATGTGTTTAAGCCTTGCACTTCAGATTGTCTTAATTGA